GTATCCAAAGCATTATATATCTCCAAATCAAAAACAAAAGTCTCATACAGCACACCATCGACACGCACCCTGACACTCGATCTTTTCTCATCCGGTTCGATATGGATATCACTGGCTCTTCGATGAATAGAATCTTCTATGATAAGATAAATGAGTCTTTCTACTGCGCTCTCTTCTCCCGCTTTTTTTACTCCTTCTGACTTGAGCTCCTTTTTGACCTCTTCTACGATCTCTTTTGTCTTTTCTAAAATTTCGAGCCTGTGAAAAATTGCCTCAATGTCATCTTCAAAGGCTAAATAGAGCTTGATTGGCTTCATGGCAATCGTACGCTCTAACAGCTCCAAGGCTTCGTAATTGAGCGGATCGGATGTTGCAACGTATAGATAGTCGTCATCCTCTTTAAAAGGAATCGCTTTCGCTGCTTTCAATGTATTGAGAGGATAACGAGAGAGTTTTTCAAAATCGATTTTCTCCCCGTAAAGATCCACAAATTCCAAATGGAGCTGCTTCGATAAAGCTTTGAGAAGATCTTTTTGCGTGACATATCCCTCCTCTAAGAGTATCTGTCCGAGCTTTTTGGTATAGCCATACTCTTTTTGCAGTTTCAGTGCTTGTTCGAGCTGCTCCTCGGTAATAAGTCCCTCTTTGACAAGAAGATCTCCCAGACGGATCTTTTGCTGTATCATGACCACTCTTTCAAAAGATTTCTGATTTTGGGTGAATCTTGAAATTTGAGAAAAAAGCGTAAAATATCTTTAGCTTTTTCTTTCTCTCCCTTTGCATAGAGAGCTTTTGCATAAATGATCCAGGCATCATCTTTATATCGATCAAGTTTATTGGCTCTTTTGGCCCAAAAGATCGCTTTGTCATACTGCTTTTGCTTATAAAATGCTTGTGCAATCTCCAAAGCCAATGCATAGGTCGGTCTTGATTGATAGGTTGTAATGAGTTCTTTTAATGTCATGGGTTTGGTTTGAAGCACTTCTTTTTCATTTTTAGCATATCGATTTTCTATAATGTTTGGCTTCTTTGTAGCCACCTTCTTTTTTGATGCTTCCTTTGAAGGAGGTGGAGGCTGTTTCTTTGCCAAAGAGCAGTCACCATGAACGATAACAGCATCTATACCTTTGTTTTTGGCATACTTCAACCAAGGAAGCAACTCCTCTTTTGTAGGTGCTATATTGCAATGAAGCTTCAATATAGGCCTCGGTTTGATATCAAGTTGAATAATTTTACAATGAAGTCCTTCAGCCTCATGCATTTTTTTTAGTTTTTTTACACGATTGATTGCAAATTGTGATTTACCATAGCCAAAATAGGTTTGCAATGCGTAACAATATTTCTCCTGCTTCTTTACTTTTTTAGATTTTTTAGGTTTGAAA
The Nitratiruptor sp. SB155-2 genome window above contains:
- a CDS encoding tetratricopeptide repeat protein; amino-acid sequence: MYSLEELEKKCRMYHLKRFIIVVLSLFLVGGGVWYLYHETMYKEQKNIKRVTSFKPKKSKKVKKQEKYCYALQTYFGYGKSQFAINRVKKLKKMHEAEGLHCKIIQLDIKPRPILKLHCNIAPTKEELLPWLKYAKNKGIDAVIVHGDCSLAKKQPPPPSKEASKKKVATKKPNIIENRYAKNEKEVLQTKPMTLKELITTYQSRPTYALALEIAQAFYKQKQYDKAIFWAKRANKLDRYKDDAWIIYAKALYAKGEKEKAKDILRFFLKFQDSPKIRNLLKEWS